CCCGACTTCACCGGCGTCGAACCCCACGCCGCGGATCAGGAAGGTGGTGCTCAGGCTGCCGGCGAAAGCGTCGCCCATTTTGTACATCACGATTAGCAGTAGGATCAGCCAGGCGTTATTACGGCCGAAGAAATCACGCAGCGGCGCGACGACCGCCTGTTCCATGGTGCGCGGCGCCGGGATGCTTTCGTCCGGCTCTGGTGCCAGCAGCGTGGCGGCCACGCCGATCAGCATCAATCCAGCCATCAGCCAGTAGGTGGCTTGCCAGCCGAAATAACGATCCGCCAGCCACAGCGCCAGGCCGCCGGAAACCAGCATCGCCAGCCGGTAGCCCAGCACCGAGATTGCCGCGCCTGCCCCGCGTTCTTCGGCTTTCAACAGGTCGGTTTTATAGGCGTCGAACACAATATCCTGCGAGGCGGAGCAGAACGCCACCAGCACCGCTAACGCTGCCAGCCACCACAGGTGCTGCGCGGGTTGCATAAAGCCCATCGCCACGATCGCCGCCACCAGCAGCAGCTGGCTAATCAGCAACCAACCGCGCCGCCGCCCGAGGAACGGTGGGGTATAGCGGTCCATAAACGGCGACCAGAGGAATTTGAAGACGTAGGCCTGGCCCACCAGCGAGAAGATGCCGATAGTTTTCAAATCGATATTTTCGACGGTCATCCAGGCTTGCAGCGTGCCGGAGGTCAATGCCAGCGGCAGACCTGACGCGAAGCCCAGCAACAGCAGAATGGCGGAGTTACGCTGGGTGAAGATGTTCAGATAGTGTTTCGACATGAGTTCCCTGTCTGCGCCGCCCGATCTGCCGGGCGGCACAAGGCGCGTCGATTAGCGCGCGTTTTGCTTGATGAAATCGTTGACGCTGGTGTCCTGGGCCATGTCGGCGATTACGTCGCCCAGCACGGTATTGACGGCGTCGGTGATCTTCTCGTTGGTCGCCGTGAAGGCGCCCTGCACGTTATACGTCGAGCGGTAATTCTTCACCTGCTTGTTGCCGTTCTTCGCTTGGGCGATGATCGAGATGTCGGCTTTGGTGGTGATGTTGTAGCGCAGGTTACCTTCGGAGACGTCCGCGTACAGGTTGTTGACGACGATCTGCAGCGCCACCGGGCCGTCGGCGCCGATCATGTAGCCGCGTGCACCCATCTGTTTCTCCAGCACTTCCTGCAGCAGGAAACGCAGATCGCGCGATGGCGTCAGCGTGACCAGTTGGCCGTCACGGTTCACTTTGGCCAGCGCCTGATCGGTGCGCTGATCCGCGCCGTTGATGCTGACGGTGATGCCCTGCAGGGTTGGATCCTGCTGCGGCAGAACGATTTTCGGCGTCACGTTCAGGGTGTTGCTGCTGGTTGCACAGCCGGCCAGCAGCAGTGCGGCCAGCAAAGGAAGACAAAGTTTCTTTATCATGTTTTCTGTCTCATTCTCGATGGATTTAGCAATAATCAGAGCGGGATGGCCGATAACAAATTGCCGACATCATAGCATCGCCGCCGTAGGGTGGAAGCGCGGAAGGCGCATGAGTGACAAATTTTTACCTGCCGTTGATAAAAACACGCTTTTTTGGCCCGCTCAATCGGATAATCCCCCAAGCGGTGGGGATGGCGCTCATCATTTGACCGCAGAAAACAGAAATTTGTCCCGGTGATGGTCTAAATGGGGGAAAACCGGCTAATATTGAACTAGATGGGCATGGTCCTCTGCCGGTGTTGTAAGGAGATCCTATGATTCGCGAGCAAATAGAAGCAAAGTTAAGGGCGGCGTTTGAGCCCGCGTATCTGGAAGTCGTTGATGAAAGCTATCGTCATAACGTTCCGGCGGGTTCAGAAAGCCATTTCAAAGTGGTATTGGTCAGCGATCGCTTCGTCGGCGAACGTTTTTTGACGCGCCACCGCTCCATCTACGGCGTGCTGTCGGAGGAGTTGGCGGACGGCGTACACGCGCTGGCGTTGCACACCTATACGCTCAAAGAGTGGGAAGGGCTGCAGGATACCGTGCCGGCCTCGCCGCCGTGTCGCGGCGCCGGGACGCTGGCCTGAGGGGGAAATTTTCAGGTATCAGTGGAACTTTGCCCTTGAATTAGGGTATTACTACTGACGAATTTTGAAACGGCCTGCGGGCCGTTTCTGTTTTTGACGACGACACGGCCGATGCGCAATATGGCCAACGTTCGGTCTGTTTTGGCGGCCTTTTGGCGATCGAATCGGCAAAAGTGTGAGTTTTAGCGCGCCTGCGCCGCCTAGCTTTCCTCGACTCGCCATGCATGCGCCGCTATAATGTCGCGTCTTATTTTTCCGGAATGGTTTCGGGACGCTTCTGTCATCAGGGAACTCGGTTCTTATTTGTAGCCGTCCTGGTTCTTGGAACGGAGTTGACCGAGCACTGTGATTTTTTTGAGGTAACAAGATGCAAGTTTCAGTAGAAACCACTCAAGGCCTTGGGCGCCGTCTCTCTATTACTGTACCGGCTGATACTATCAAACAGGCGGTGAAGAAAGAGCTGATCAACGCAGCGAAAAGCGTGCGTATCGACGGCTTCCGCAAAGGCAAAGTGCCGATGAACATCGTGGAACAGCGTTATGGCGCCTCTGTTCGTCAGGACGTGCTGGGCGAAGCGATGCAACGCAGCTTCGTTGACGCGATCATCAAAGAAAAGATTAATCCGGCCGGCGCACCAAACTACGTGCCAGGCGAGTACAAAGAAGGTGAAGACTTCACTTTCGCCGTTGAATTCGAAGTGTATCCAGAAGTTGAGCTGAAAGGCCTGGAAAACATCGAAGTTGAAAAACCAGTGGTTGAAGTGAACGACGAAGACGTCGACGCGATGCTGGACACCCTGCGCAAGCAGCAGGCGACCTGGAAAGAAACCGATCGCGCAGCGGAAGCTGAAGATCGCGTGACCGTTGACTTCACCGGTTCTATCGACGGTGAAGAGTTCGAAGGCGGCAAAGCGTCCGACTTCGTACTGGCAATGGGCCAGGGCCGCATGATCCCAGGCTTCGAAGAAGGCCTGGTCGGTCACAAAGCGGGCGAAGAGTTCTCCATCGACGTGAACTTCCCGGAAGACTACCACGCGGAAAACCTGAAGGGCAAAGCGGCCAAATTCGCTATCGTGCTGAAGAAAGTTGAAGAGCGCGAGCTGCCGGAACTGACCGAAGAGTTCATCAAGCGTTTCGGCGTGGCGGACGGTTCCGTTGCCGGCCTGCGTACCGAAGTTCGCAAGAACATGGAGCGCGAGCTGAAAGGCGCCGTGCGTAACCGCATCAAGTCTCAGGCGATCGACGGTCTGGTGAGCGCGAACGAAATCGACGTGCCTGCTGCCCTGATCGACGGCGAAATCGACGTACTGCGTCGTCAGGCTGCACAGCGTTTCGGCGGCAACGAGAAGCAAGCGCTGGAACTGCCACGCGAGCTATTCGAAGAGCAAGCGAAACGCCGCGTAGTGGTTGGCCTGCTGCTGGGCGAAGTGATCAGCACCAACGATCTGAAAGCTGACGAAGACCGCGTGAAGACGCTGATCGAAGAAATGGCCTCCGCCTATGAAGATCCGAGCGAAGTCATCGAGTTCTACAGCAAAAACAAAGAGCTGATGAACAACATGCGCAACGTGGCTCTGGAAGAGCAAGCGGTTGAAGCCCTGTTGGCAAAAGCGAAAGTGACTGAAAAAGCCACTACCTTCAGCGAGCTGATGAACCAGACTCAACAGGCGTAATGCCGGCGTGCCGGGCGCGATGAAAGGCGCCCCCGGTTTCGCCTGGCGAATCGGTGCACGATGAAAAAGCCCGCAACCCCAGGTTGCGGGCTTTTCTTTTTGCCACGTTGCTGATTAATCTCAGGTTAAGCGATGCAATATGCACTATATTTACCCTGTTGCCTGGGGAACTGGCTGGCATGATAACGGTCAGAATAACGGCATCGTTTTCGGCGCGCGGAGAAAATCGGCCTCTGGGCTTGAAATCGCGCCGGGATCCCCCAATCTGTAAAGAATAATTCTGGGGCTGTTTGCCAAAGTGCGCGGGATGAAATAACCGTCGGGTACGTGTGGCGCGGGTCGAATGCTTGAGCATAGTCATCATGGCCGTTCTCAAGTAGAATCGGCGTATTAGGGTGACACCCTGGCCGCCAAGGCAATTTCTATTAGGAGACGGTAATGTCATACAGTGGCGAACGAGATCAATTTGCACCGAACATGGCGCTGGTGCCGATGGTGGTAGAGCAGACTTCACGCGGGGAGCGTTCTTACGACATCTATTCCCGCCTGCTGAAAGAGCGCATCATTTTCCTGACCGGCCAGGTGGAAGATCACATGGCCAACCTGATCGTGGCGCAAATGCTGTTCCTCGAAGCGGAAAGCCCGGAAAAAGACATTTTCCTCTACATCAACTCGCCGGGCGGGGTGATCACCGCGGGCATGT
The sequence above is drawn from the Serratia sp. FDAARGOS_506 genome and encodes:
- a CDS encoding lipoprotein, which codes for MIKKLCLPLLAALLLAGCATSSNTLNVTPKIVLPQQDPTLQGITVSINGADQRTDQALAKVNRDGQLVTLTPSRDLRFLLQEVLEKQMGARGYMIGADGPVALQIVVNNLYADVSEGNLRYNITTKADISIIAQAKNGNKQVKNYRSTYNVQGAFTATNEKITDAVNTVLGDVIADMAQDTSVNDFIKQNAR
- the ampG gene encoding muropeptide MFS transporter AmpG, with amino-acid sequence MSKHYLNIFTQRNSAILLLLGFASGLPLALTSGTLQAWMTVENIDLKTIGIFSLVGQAYVFKFLWSPFMDRYTPPFLGRRRGWLLISQLLLVAAIVAMGFMQPAQHLWWLAALAVLVAFCSASQDIVFDAYKTDLLKAEERGAGAAISVLGYRLAMLVSGGLALWLADRYFGWQATYWLMAGLMLIGVAATLLAPEPDESIPAPRTMEQAVVAPLRDFFGRNNAWLILLLIVMYKMGDAFAGSLSTTFLIRGVGFDAGEVGLVNKTLGLFATIVGALFGGVLMQRLSLFRALMLFGVLQAVSNLGYWILAVTDKSLLTMGSAIFLENLCGGMGTAAFVALLMTLCNRSFSATQFALLSALSAVGRVYVGPIAGWFVEAHGWPLFYLFSIAAALPGLLLLGICRQTLEHTQQHGDFMPRTEFSGSYRWALHLLTLGCSLLGLWLLLLIANALDWTQAPLLAERLLQAGAALSLLGVAMGSTLDYLALRRTRLA
- the bolA gene encoding transcriptional regulator BolA, with translation MIREQIEAKLRAAFEPAYLEVVDESYRHNVPAGSESHFKVVLVSDRFVGERFLTRHRSIYGVLSEELADGVHALALHTYTLKEWEGLQDTVPASPPCRGAGTLA
- the tig gene encoding trigger factor, yielding MQVSVETTQGLGRRLSITVPADTIKQAVKKELINAAKSVRIDGFRKGKVPMNIVEQRYGASVRQDVLGEAMQRSFVDAIIKEKINPAGAPNYVPGEYKEGEDFTFAVEFEVYPEVELKGLENIEVEKPVVEVNDEDVDAMLDTLRKQQATWKETDRAAEAEDRVTVDFTGSIDGEEFEGGKASDFVLAMGQGRMIPGFEEGLVGHKAGEEFSIDVNFPEDYHAENLKGKAAKFAIVLKKVEERELPELTEEFIKRFGVADGSVAGLRTEVRKNMERELKGAVRNRIKSQAIDGLVSANEIDVPAALIDGEIDVLRRQAAQRFGGNEKQALELPRELFEEQAKRRVVVGLLLGEVISTNDLKADEDRVKTLIEEMASAYEDPSEVIEFYSKNKELMNNMRNVALEEQAVEALLAKAKVTEKATTFSELMNQTQQA